The Coccidioides posadasii str. Silveira chromosome 2, complete sequence genomic interval ACATCGATCACATTACTATCCCAAGCcgaaaaggaaaaggtgTCCTGCGCCGCGTTGAAGAAATTTTCGACTGCTGGTTTGAGTCTGGCAGCATGCCTTATGCATCGAAGCACTATCCTTTCGAGAATAAAGAGGAGTTTCAGAACTCTTTCCCGGGTGACTTCATTGCTGAGGGTCTCGATCAAACACGTGGTTGGTTCTATACCCTCACTGTCTTGGGTATGCATCTTTTTGGAAAGCTTCCATTCAAGAACTGTGTTGTCAACGGGATTGTACTTGCAGAGGATGGGAAGAAAATGTCCAAGAGATTGAAAAATTATCCCGATCCTACCTTGATCATGGAACGCTATGGGTCTGACGCTCTTCGACTGTATCTCATCAATTCTCCGGTTGTTCGCGCTGAGCCTTTGAGATTCAAAGAATCAGGCGTTAAAGAAGTAGTCGCCAAGGTTCTCcttccactctggaacagTTACAAGTTCTTTGACGGCCAAGTTGTCCTCCTAAAAAAGGTCGAAAATCTCGATTACGTCTTCGACCCGACTATGGAAGCAACCAATACCAACGTTATGGACCGGTGGATTCTAGCAAGCTGCCAGAGTCTTCTCAAGTTTGTCAACGAGGAGATGGCCGGCTATCGTCTTTACACTGTTGTCCCGCGACTCCTAGAACTGATTGACAACACGACGAATTGGTATATTAGGTTTAACCGGAAACGACTAAAGGGGGAACTTGGACTAGAAGATACCAAACATGCGCTGAACACTCTGTTTGAGGTTTTGTACACTTTGGTCCGCGGCCTCGCACCCTTCACTCCATTCATCACTGACACTATCTACCTTCGCCTGCTCCCTCATATCCCCAAGTCGCTTCAAGGAGTCGATAACCGCTCTGTTCACTTCCTGCCCTTCCCAGAAGTTAGAGAGGAGCTTTTTGACGAAGTTGTAGAGAGGCAGGTGTCTCGCATGCAACGGGTGATTGAACTTGCTCGCGTTTCCCGCGAACGTCGATCGATTGGGCTAAAGACACCTTTGAAAACTCTTGTAGTTGTTCATCAGGATCAACAATACCTCGACGATGTTCGCTCTCTTGAGCAGTACATTGTCGAAGAGCTTAATGTCCGCGACCTTGTCCTATCGTCCGATGAAGCGAAATACAATGTTCAGTACAGTGCCTCGGCTGATTGGCCGGTCCTTGGgaaaaagctgaagaaagatgtACAAAAAGTAAAGAAGGCACTGCCATCCCTTTCAAGCGACGATGTAAAGAATTTCGTCCTTAACGGAAAGATGCTAGTGGATGGAATCGAGCTCGTTCAAGGGGATTTAGTAGTTAAACGAGGCTTAAAGGAGGATGGTACCTCCGCAAACTTCGAGACCAACACAGACGATGATGTTCTCATCATCTTAGATGCGGCTTTATACCCTGAACTTGCTCATGAGGGTCTCACCAGAGAGATCGTTAACCGCATCCAGAGACTGCGAAAGAAGGCCGGGCTCGTGCCCACAGACGATGTTAAAATGGAATATCGCGTTCTTTCCGACCCCGAAAACATTGGAATTAATGAAGTCTTCGAGACGCAGGCAAGCAACATCGAGAAGGCACTCCGAAGACCAGTGGACAAGCATGTCGTGACTGAAGTCGAAGGCCAAGTCCCTGATGCTCCAGAGGAGGGAATCATCCTGGAAGAAGTGCAGGAAGTCCAAAAAGCAACGTTTTTGCTTAGACTATTGAATCTGTAGAGAACCTATGTCTTATGGTTATGTTTTAGATATGAATGAAATGCCTCTCCCATATTTCGCCGTTAAACCACCTAGCCACCATTGTGCCTATTCTCATCTCTAGAAAATACCAAAGACCCAACAATCCGATATACTTTCAGCCAACGGAGCATTTTTTTTACTTTAGCTTTTTCATCGCAGCCTGTGTCAAGGATGTTAGTGGTTTCTCCAGTCGAGCCACGGGAGGTTATCGCTACCAAGTAACAGTCCTTTAGCTTTATAAACTCTTTCTTGCACATATCTTTTGTGATCGAGTTATAGTCGGCGAGAACGCATTTCCCATACACAGTGGCCTTCGGGTCAAAATTAATTCGCTGGACCTCAGAGACAAGGGAGAGATCTGGGGAGTCGCGTACCTCAGTTGAGCACTGCGCTGCGGCCTGGGCGAACTTTTCAATCGGCCTCGTTCTTGGAGGCATGCTGCCGGGTCACTCCGCTCGGGGATTTCTCAACTTTGGCTTCTGCAACTAGGTATGGCTCTTCGCTCTGCTACTTGCGATCGCGACGCCGCGATACCCAATTGATTATATAATCAGACGATTGCTGTCCAGCCGGTTGGTTGGTGCTGGGGAGACAAGAACTGCAACGCAACACCAAAACATTGTAACGAAAAACTTCCCAGAGAACCGAGCGCCGGGCAGGCTATCTATCCACGAAGGCATTGTagaaaagagaaattatttcaTGTTAGTGGATTATTATCTTTGACCCTCGTCAGGGAATGACGGTCTCCCTTCATTATCTCCGTCCTCCTCTATCCTTTTCCCTCTCGCAATGACTTCCTGTCGCAATCTGCAGACAACGCGCCTCATGTCGCGGAGATTTCGATGCCTCCACTTCCCGTAAACCACCAAATTACACCAGCTGAGCAACTGGCTCTCAGCGACCAAGGTCAGCCTGTTTGCGAAATCTATCTTGTTTAAATCGCGCCGATATTGATAGCTATATTGTAGATGTCCATCTCCTCTATCAAATTGTCACGCGAGCCGAGCGGCACCCCGGCGTGGACAGACATACGTTTCGAGCCCTCTTCCGCGAATACCATGCGGTACTATCGGAAAATGGGATTGAACCGGAGCTCGATCAGATATGCCTCCGGTTCCTCTTCCTGCTGGGCAAACACTTGCGCGGCGAGAGCCTGTACACACGATTCGAATCGCTTCTACTTCACATGGGGATCCAAATTTCTACTGATCCGACGATTCATGGAAACGGACTATCATACATCGAGCCTGAGAGCAAGATGGAGGCCGATTTTGAACCGTACGAACCACAGCAGCTGCCAAATGGCACAAGTGTCCACAAGAGAAGGCAGAGGAGAGCCTCTTTCAATTCGATGTACGATGCCCCGACGGAAACAACTCACCACAGCATCCCTAGACCACCATCTCGTTCATCGGTGTCGAGGTTGAATCTAGAAACTGGCGGGGTTGCTGCACAGCCACGCAGAAGAAGGGTATCGCTAAGTGGAGCTGAAGACATAAATTCATTTTATCCAAATTCCGAACTACCCAGGGTCAACGGATCTCACAACGCGCATCCTGAACAATATCTGCCAGGGGATGCCGGACATCGCTTTACTGAGTACGAACAACTTGCATATCATCAGCAACGAGTGCCGGATTATGACGAGGAGTTTGCGGTTGAGTCCGATATCTCCGACCATCATATCCCCAAAGCTCCACTACCTTCGGAGTTGTTTTATCATCCTTCGCTCACCAGTTTGCTTCAGGATGCATCTGTGTTCAATTGGTACCGTGAAAGAAAAATCGCGCGACATCTGCTCATACAATGGCTAGAGCAAACAAGGCAAAGACAGCAGTTTGTTGAAGCAATGCTTCAGGTTGCTGTAAATCGAGATCGGGGAACCCTCCTTCGTCAAGCCTTCGATGAATGGCGGTCGGGTTTAGAGCAGAAACGTCGAGAAGCTAACACAGAGCGCTTTTTTAAACACCTGGAAGCGCGTGCTGTGCGGGCCCGAGATCTATACTTATTGACCAAAGCATTTACTCATTGGGCAAAGGTTACTTCCGATGAGATCGAGAAAACTAACGCTGCGCGTCGACATATCCTTGGTATTAAATACTTCAATGCCTGGAAGGAAGTGACTGCGGTGAATGAGCTTAAGATTCAGCGCCTGACTGTGAAAAGGCCATTTGTCTCCTGGAGCTCAAGGCTTGAGCAAATCCAAAAGAACGAAGCTATTGCCGATCAATTTTATCATGCAAGTTTGATTAAGCGGACGTATTGGCGCTGGTTTTGGTCGTTTTGTTACCGGCGGGCACCACAACGGGCCGAGCAGCGCTTAAAAAAGCGATCACTAATATCTTGGCTTCGGGCGTTCAGAACCCATAGAGAACGCGACAACGAGATAGACTTCAAACGTAAGCACGAGCTGCTTCATTCAGCTTTACAAATATGGTCATTGAAGGCTCGTTCCGTTGCCGCAGCTCAGCAAAGTGCGGACAATTGGCGTCTGGATCGTCTCGTGAGAGACAGTTTCATCGAATGGCGTATCCAGCACAACCTTGGAGCAGCCACCGCTCGGGTGACCAAGATGATAAATACGAGAATTGTGCGTTTTTCATTTGATATATGGACCTACAAAGCCTATATGGAGCGGCTCGCACGAGATTCGGACCGCCAAAGAGTCATGTACAATGCTTGGACGATCTGGAACGATAAATTGCGCTGTCGCGCCCTATCCATGCGTATTGATGCGCGTATAATGATCCAAGCGCTTTATAAATGGGTTCTGATGGAACGACTTCGGTTTATGTCTCGGGTTAGGGAGCGGCGACTGAAAAGTACGATGTTAACGAAATTAATGGATAATTCTAGTGTTTTGTATACGGAACTTTTACGACGAGAAGGCGAATTGCGCGATCATCGAAAGAGGGATCTTTCCCAGACCATATTTCACCATTGGCGGGAGAAACTTGCCCTACAAAGACAGCGAGAGCGTATTGCGTTGGCTTTTTATGCGCCTCGTGTGGAGCATGAGGCCTTAATCCACTGGAATAGCCGTCGGGATCATCTTGTCAAATTGGAAACTTGGGCCAAGAACGCCCgctatttctttttgacgACAACATCCCTCAAGCGATGGCGGGCAATTGCACAGCAGGCGTCTAAGAAGAGGAAACAAGACGCCTACGCAGCAATCAGACGAAGGGTGAAAATTAATTTGGTCTCAGAGGCGCTCGCTACTTGGCGATCACGTCTTAGTGCTGCTGCGGATTTGGACTCGCGAGCAACGGAGGTCTACCAACAAAAGCTCTCCAAGAAGGCAGCTGATCATTTCGATCGATGGCATTCAGAGACAATGAGCCGCCTAAAACAGATATCCGACGCAGATGTGTTCTATAATCGCCAGCTGACATACAACCACTTAAGTCACTGGGTTGGATTTTGTCGATCATACCAGgctcaagaagaaaaggccGCTCGATTTTTGGAGATACATGTCTCGTCCGTAGCGCTTGCGCATCTCAAAAAGCTTAGCCTGCGAGTATTCCAGATCAGGACAGATTATGAAAAGGCTGACGCAGCAAACGATCGCATTCTGCGAAAACACCTTCGGAATATGTTGTACCATTGGAGTCAGAGAGCAAGGGGTCCGGGTACAATCAGGCAAAATGCCACACGACATGTCACCACTCCCGCCCCCCATTACGGCTCTCAATTCTATGATGGAGCGGATGATTGGCACAACCCTGAGTCAACGCTTCGAATAAGTGATCTGGGTCCAGACGCTGATCTCACATCACACACACCGGCGACACCAGGGTACCTGGCTAGCCCATCGAAACGAGCCGCGCGAGCACGGTCTTTGTATGAGATATCAACTACGCCGGCGACACCTGCGATAACTCCGTTCGCTGTCAGATTGATGGCAGCAAGGGAAGCTCCACGTTCGCTTCCTGGACGGAAGATTCTCTACGCACGGAGCCCACTGGCAACGAGCGTGCGTTTTGCAATCGATGAAGAGTCAGAGCCAGAGTCTCCCACTGAAGGCAGATCAACGAACAGCCGCAAACCGAGCTGATCATCAAAAatgattttctttcttgtgATTATTACTTCTCCTGCTGTATTCTTCGTTGAGCGTTTTATTATCCTGATTTGGTATTTTAGGTTGTTGGCGGATTGGGTTCGAATGACTGACCATGGGGTTATTTCTCTTTCATTGGATCCCTTTCTTGGGCTGGATGAACTGATGAGATTTGTACGTCTGGTGTTTGGGAGTAGCATATTTATTGCGATAGTACTGGGATTTATCTCGATATCTGGTTGGATCCCGAGACAGGCGTTAATGAAAAATCGATGTATTCATAGAGATTTAGGAGACGGAACAGCGAGATACCGACGTGAAAGGTCACAAGGGCTCAAGCCAAGTGCCAAACCTTGCGTCAATCAATTAGGTAGAATGCATCGCCAGTGCGATATTCATTGTCCTAGGCGGCGTGTTGGCGTGTGGAGCAGTACCATTTCTTTGTCACGCGTCGCCGCCTCTCGGGCCCATGGACGTCATCGGCAAGAAACCCGCAACGTTTCAATAATAGTTTGTGAGCGTCTGCATACAAGGCACTGCGATGCGATTGCAACAACCACGACACTCCTACATTCTCGAAGCTTAGAGTTACATCCCAGCGTCCCAATCTATAAATCCACACTAATTGATCCGGGTACGGCAATGATCTGACGCCGGCATTCCATCCTGGCGTCTCGGAAGCGTGCCTATGCGGACTGTACTACCGGGGCGACCTCCAGCGAAGCTCCAAGCTCTCAGCACCGCGCTGTGGGATGGCAGTCGCATTGTTGTAAGCTAGTCAAGCTCATGCCCTTGGAGCTAGCTCCCCTTTGTATTGATGCCTTTTTACTGATTTTGCGCTTCCGCCTAGGCTTATGTTTCGGGCTGCGCGCTCGTGATCCTCGAAGGCCCTCACCGGATCCTACAGACAATCTACTTGGATGATGCCGATTCCCTTGAGGCTGTGGTAGTTGAAGAATCTTCCGGGAAGATTGCAGTGTGCAGTTGGCAAGATGTATTCATATACGAGCCATATAGAGTTGGAGCAGATAGGCCAAAGGTTCGGAAGCGTCTTTTCCTTGGAATCCCATGGAAAGCAATGTCTAATAAATTATACAGTGGAGCTTAGCGTGCAGCTTTCGAGCCTCTGACCACGACGAAGACCCTGTGAAGACCCTGTCGTGGGGTTCCTCCGATGAGCTCCTTGTGGGCAGCGGCCGACTCAAGTTATGGCTACTTACGCATTCGCCGCGCACCATTTGGACAACCGAGCTTGGAAGCCCAGTCAAATTATCACTATTCTCCCATGATGCAGCGCTAATAGCATCCACTGGCTGGTACGATAGACTAGTGAAGATATGGAGACGGCTCTCCTTCGCAGCTGACGATGTTCGCTTTGACGTATCTTACCTTCACCATCCTACGACCGTGACCGGAATGCATTGGAGGCGACCGCATCACCGAGAACAGTCTATGGAAAATGTACTCTACACAATCTGTGCGGACAATAAAATACGAATATGGGCTCCCATGGAACGCCACGGTCCTTCGGTCCTTCAACTCTGGAATGAAATTGACATGGCCGCATCGATTCAGCCGAGGCATCTCGTCCAGACAGAACAGGCTACGAGGCGATATGGATTCATTATCGATAGCCGGGACTTTGCTTTAGCTATGGAGCGTGTCGTGCAGTGTGAAAACCTGCACGATAAGAATCATCAAGCCCTCGAACACCTCCTCGAAGTTGCATCAAAGAACCCCGAGATTTGTGTTGTATTGGACGGTAAAGGTCATATGTGCGCCTGGGGGCTTGAGAATGTTGGCTCTAAGGTCCGATCGTCCGCGAACA includes:
- a CDS encoding uncharacterized protein (EggNog:ENOG410PSVJ) — its product is MPPRTRPIEKFAQAAAQCSTEVRDSPDLSLVSEVQRINFDPKATVYGKCVLADYNSITKDMCKKEFIKLKDCYLAAMKKLK
- a CDS encoding uncharacterized protein (EggNog:ENOG410PMNV~COG:S~BUSCO:965at33183); protein product: MPPLPVNHQITPAEQLALSDQDVHLLYQIVTRAERHPGVDRHTFRALFREYHAVLSENGIEPELDQICLRFLFLLGKHLRGESLYTRFESLLLHMGIQISTDPTIHGNGLSYIEPESKMEADFEPYEPQQLPNGTSVHKRRQRRASFNSMYDAPTETTHHSIPRPPSRSSVSRLNLETGGVAAQPRRRRVSLSGAEDINSFYPNSELPRVNGSHNAHPEQYLPGDAGHRFTEYEQLAYHQQRVPDYDEEFAVESDISDHHIPKAPLPSELFYHPSLTSLLQDASVFNWYRERKIARHLLIQWLEQTRQRQQFVEAMLQVAVNRDRGTLLRQAFDEWRSGLEQKRREANTERFFKHLEARAVRARDLYLLTKAFTHWAKVTSDEIEKTNAARRHILGIKYFNAWKEVTAVNELKIQRLTVKRPFVSWSSRLEQIQKNEAIADQFYHASLIKRTYWRWFWSFCYRRAPQRAEQRLKKRSLISWLRAFRTHRERDNEIDFKRKHELLHSALQIWSLKARSVAAAQQSADNWRLDRLVRDSFIEWRIQHNLGAATARVTKMINTRIVRFSFDIWTYKAYMERLARDSDRQRVMYNAWTIWNDKLRCRALSMRIDARIMIQALYKWVLMERLRFMSRVRERRLKSTMLTKLMDNSSVLYTELLRREGELRDHRKRDLSQTIFHHWREKLALQRQRERIALAFYAPRVEHEALIHWNSRRDHLVKLETWAKNARYFFLTTTSLKRWRAIAQQASKKRKQDAYAAIRRRVKINLVSEALATWRSRLSAAADLDSRATEVYQQKLSKKAADHFDRWHSETMSRLKQISDADVFYNRQLTYNHLSHWVGFCRSYQAQEEKAARFLEIHVSSVALAHLKKLSLRVFQIRTDYEKADAANDRILRKHLRNMLYHWSQRARGPGTIRQNATRHVTTPAPHYGSQFYDGADDWHNPESTLRISDLGPDADLTSHTPATPGYLASPSKRAARARSLYEISTTPATPAITPFAVRLMAAREAPRSLPGRKILYARSPLATSVRFAIDEESEPESPTEGRSTNSRKPS
- the ILS1 gene encoding isoleucine--tRNA ligase (BUSCO:22982at4751~EggNog:ENOG410PGN9~COG:J~BUSCO:739at33183), translated to MSIDFPREEEAVLKRWKEIGAFERQVELSRGRKPYTFFDGPPFATGLPHYGHLLASTIKDIIPRYWSMKGHYVERRFGWDTHGVPIEYEIDKSLGMSGSEAVEKLGLAEYNAKCKAIVMRFASEWRQTVDRLGRWIDFDNDYKTMNPTYMESLWWVFKQLYDKGVVYRGYRVMPYSTALNTPLSNFEASQNYQDVQDPAIVVSFPLVDDPQTNLLAWTTTPWTLPSHLGLAAHPDFEYVKIHDEQSGKDYILLEALLGTLYKNPKKAKFKIIDRFKGSTMEGWKYTPPFNYFYEEFKDVAFRVLMATYVTADSGVGVVHQAPAFGEDDYNVALKAGIINDHRLPPNPVDNRGCFTSEVPDFAGLHVKAADKGIIKHLKEAGRLVVESQITHSYPFCWRSDTPLIYKAVPAWFVKIEPIIPDMLKGIEGSYWVPSFVKDRRFASWIANARDWNISRNRYWGTPIPLWVSEDYEEIVAVGSVEELKELSGYTGELTDLHRDNIDHITIPSRKGKGVLRRVEEIFDCWFESGSMPYASKHYPFENKEEFQNSFPGDFIAEGLDQTRGWFYTLTVLGMHLFGKLPFKNCVVNGIVLAEDGKKMSKRLKNYPDPTLIMERYGSDALRLYLINSPVVRAEPLRFKESGVKEVVAKVLLPLWNSYKFFDGQVVLLKKVENLDYVFDPTMEATNTNVMDRWILASCQSLLKFVNEEMAGYRLYTVVPRLLELIDNTTNWYIRFNRKRLKGELGLEDTKHALNTLFEVLYTLVRGLAPFTPFITDTIYLRLLPHIPKSLQGVDNRSVHFLPFPEVREELFDEVVERQVSRMQRVIELARVSRERRSIGLKTPLKTLVVVHQDQQYLDDVRSLEQYIVEELNVRDLVLSSDEAKYNVQYSASADWPVLGKKLKKDVQKVKKALPSLSSDDVKNFVLNGKMLVDGIELVQGDLVVKRGLKEDGTSANFETNTDDDVLIILDAALYPELAHEGLTREIVNRIQRLRKKAGLVPTDDVKMEYRVLSDPENIGINEVFETQASNIEKALRRPVDKHVVTEVEGQVPDAPEEGIILEEVQEVQKATFLLRLLNL